A single genomic interval of Fructobacillus americanaquae harbors:
- a CDS encoding MerR family transcriptional regulator yields the protein MSSSELQRNRAVLPMSAVRELTLLTDRQIRYYEQHELITPKRGKGGQRRFSLNDIDRLLQIKDYLDAGDSTADIKELFAKAERKNQQQIGADSSLRRSLQDEFAQIARFNNH from the coding sequence ATGTCCAGTTCTGAATTGCAACGTAACCGAGCCGTTTTACCAATGTCAGCCGTCCGTGAGTTGACTCTTCTAACCGACCGCCAGATTCGTTACTATGAACAGCACGAATTAATCACTCCAAAACGTGGTAAGGGTGGTCAACGGCGGTTTTCTCTAAATGATATTGACCGCCTCTTGCAAATTAAAGATTACCTCGATGCTGGTGATTCTACTGCCGATATCAAAGAACTCTTTGCTAAGGCCGAGCGGAAAAATCAGCAACAGATTGGTGCTGATAGCAGTCTGCGCCGTTCATTGCAAGATGAATTTGCTCAAATTGCTCGCTTTAATAACCACTGA
- the glnA gene encoding type I glutamate--ammonia ligase: MAKPSYTKADIKQIVQDEQVEFIRVTFTDVLGAIKNVEVPVSQLDKVLDNDLMFDGSSIEGFVRINESDMYLYPDLSTFMIFPWATDAHGGKVARLIADVYSKDRTPFKGDPRIALKAAVSRAEAEGFTAFNVGTEPEFFLFKLDEKGEPTMELNDHGNYFDLAPLDRGENVRREIVLTLEKMGFEVEAAHHEVAAGQHEVDFKYSDAVDMADKIQTFKLVVKTIARKNGYYATFMPKPVSGINGSGMHTNMSLFDKQGNVFDGHDADKNLGLSDTAMHFLGGVLKHAPALTALANPTVNSYKRLTPGFEAPVYVAWSASNRSPMVRVPASRGLATRLELRSVDPTTNPYTVLAAILSAGLDGIDNKLEPSTAVDKNIYLMDENERKKAGIVNLPDTLLAALDELSNDDVVIDAIGTHITDKFIEAKRIEYTSYRQFVSQWELDNYFMNY; encoded by the coding sequence ATGGCAAAACCTTCTTACACAAAAGCAGACATTAAGCAGATCGTTCAAGACGAACAAGTTGAATTCATTCGCGTGACATTCACTGACGTGTTGGGCGCTATCAAGAACGTTGAAGTGCCAGTTTCACAACTGGACAAGGTCTTAGATAATGACCTGATGTTCGACGGTTCTTCAATTGAAGGATTCGTTCGGATTAACGAATCTGATATGTATCTTTATCCTGATTTGTCAACATTCATGATTTTCCCATGGGCAACTGACGCGCATGGTGGAAAAGTTGCTCGTTTGATTGCAGACGTGTATTCAAAGGACCGGACGCCGTTTAAAGGGGACCCACGAATTGCCTTAAAGGCTGCCGTTTCACGCGCCGAAGCCGAAGGCTTTACTGCTTTTAACGTTGGTACTGAACCAGAATTCTTCTTGTTCAAGTTAGATGAAAAGGGTGAACCAACCATGGAACTAAACGACCATGGAAACTACTTCGACTTGGCTCCATTGGATCGTGGTGAAAATGTTCGTCGTGAAATCGTTTTGACACTGGAAAAGATGGGCTTTGAAGTTGAAGCTGCCCATCACGAAGTTGCTGCTGGTCAGCATGAAGTTGACTTCAAGTATTCGGACGCTGTTGACATGGCTGACAAGATTCAGACTTTCAAGTTGGTTGTGAAGACAATCGCCCGTAAGAACGGTTACTATGCTACCTTCATGCCAAAGCCAGTCTCTGGTATCAATGGCTCAGGAATGCACACAAACATGTCTTTGTTTGATAAGCAAGGCAATGTTTTTGATGGTCATGATGCTGACAAGAATTTGGGTTTGTCTGATACAGCAATGCATTTCTTGGGTGGTGTTTTAAAGCACGCCCCGGCCTTGACTGCCTTGGCTAACCCAACGGTTAACTCATATAAGCGTTTGACGCCTGGCTTTGAGGCCCCAGTTTATGTTGCTTGGTCAGCATCAAACCGTTCACCAATGGTGCGAGTACCTGCCTCACGTGGTTTAGCTACTCGCTTGGAATTGCGTTCAGTTGACCCAACAACCAACCCTTACACCGTTTTGGCTGCAATCTTATCAGCAGGTTTGGATGGTATCGATAACAAGTTGGAACCATCGACTGCAGTTGATAAAAACATTTACTTGATGGACGAAAACGAACGTAAGAAGGCCGGGATTGTAAACTTGCCCGATACGTTGTTGGCTGCCCTTGATGAATTAAGTAATGATGATGTTGTCATCGATGCAATTGGTACTCATATTACTGATAAGTTTATCGAAGCAAAGCGCATCGAATATACGTCATATCGTCAATTCGTTTCACAGTGGGAATTGGATAACTATTTCATGAACTATTAA